In the Mycolicibacter sp. MU0102 genome, one interval contains:
- the mca gene encoding mycothiol conjugate amidase Mca: MSGLRLMAVHAHPDDESSKGAATVARYTAAGHRVMVVTLTGGERGDILNPAMDLPDVHGRIAAVRRDEMAKAAEILGVEHHWLGFIDSGLPKGDPLPPLPEDCFALVPLEVSTEALVRAVRQFRPHVMTTYDENGGYPHPDHIRCHQVSVAAFEAAGDHRRYPQAGEPWSVSKLYYNHGFLRQRMQLLQDEFARNGEVGPFAKWLEHWQPDHDVFADRVTTRVECADYFSQRDDALRAHATQIDPNGDFFAAPIEWQQRLWPTEEFELARSRVPVTLPETDLFAGIEDNG; this comes from the coding sequence ATGAGTGGACTGCGACTGATGGCGGTGCACGCCCACCCCGATGACGAGTCCAGCAAGGGTGCGGCCACGGTGGCCCGCTACACGGCCGCTGGGCACCGGGTGATGGTGGTGACCCTGACCGGTGGCGAGCGCGGCGACATTCTCAACCCCGCGATGGACCTGCCCGATGTGCACGGTCGCATCGCCGCGGTCCGGCGCGACGAGATGGCGAAGGCCGCCGAGATCCTCGGGGTCGAGCACCACTGGCTGGGCTTCATCGACTCCGGCCTGCCCAAGGGCGACCCGCTGCCGCCGCTGCCCGAGGACTGCTTTGCGCTGGTGCCGCTGGAGGTGTCCACCGAAGCGCTGGTGCGGGCCGTGCGACAGTTCCGTCCGCACGTGATGACCACGTACGACGAGAACGGCGGCTACCCGCACCCCGATCACATTCGCTGCCATCAGGTGTCGGTGGCCGCGTTCGAGGCCGCCGGCGACCACCGCCGCTACCCGCAGGCCGGTGAGCCCTGGTCCGTTTCCAAGCTCTACTACAACCACGGGTTCTTACGGCAACGAATGCAGCTGTTGCAGGACGAGTTCGCCCGCAACGGCGAGGTGGGCCCGTTCGCCAAATGGCTCGAGCACTGGCAGCCCGACCACGACGTGTTTGCCGACCGGGTGACCACCCGCGTCGAATGCGCCGACTACTTCAGCCAGCGTGATGACGCGCTGCGTGCGCACGCCACGCAGATCGACCCCAACGGCGACTTCTTCGCCGCGCCGATCGAGTGGCAGCAGCGGCTCTGGCCGACCGAGGAGTTCGAGCTGGCTCGGTCCCGGGTGCCGGTTACTCTGCCGGAGACTGACCTGTTCGCCGGGATCGAGGACAACGGATGA
- a CDS encoding DUF732 domain-containing protein — MLADRSPGLAISPIILMVLLVGLIKIPTVHADAVDTTFLGALNAKGIDFANGQSAVMAGHEVCDELDGGRQKNDVVSEVMQSSRLDDYHAGFFVGVSVSAFCPRHHG, encoded by the coding sequence ATGCTCGCAGATCGCTCACCCGGGTTGGCGATATCGCCGATCATCTTGATGGTGCTACTGGTCGGCCTCATCAAGATTCCGACGGTGCACGCCGACGCGGTCGACACCACCTTCCTGGGTGCCTTGAACGCCAAGGGCATCGACTTCGCCAATGGGCAGTCCGCGGTGATGGCGGGCCATGAGGTCTGCGACGAGCTCGACGGCGGTCGGCAGAAGAACGACGTGGTGTCCGAGGTGATGCAGAGCAGCCGGCTCGATGACTACCACGCCGGGTTCTTCGTCGGGGTCAGCGTCAGCGCGTTCTGCCCGCGGCACCACGGCTAG
- a CDS encoding DUF4307 domain-containing protein, giving the protein MTDPKPARYGDTRGSALPRRLLAIALGALAIATVAAIAVVGYQRFATAEVKGELYGYEVLDDQTVSVKFSVTRSDPSTPAACIVRVRSSDGSETGRREVLIPPSESATVQVTTTVKSSQQPVMGDVYGCGSDVPDYLRSP; this is encoded by the coding sequence ATGACCGACCCCAAGCCGGCCCGATACGGGGATACCCGAGGCAGTGCCCTGCCCCGTCGGTTACTGGCGATCGCCCTGGGCGCGCTGGCGATCGCCACTGTCGCGGCCATCGCGGTAGTGGGCTACCAGCGCTTTGCAACCGCCGAGGTCAAGGGCGAGCTGTACGGCTACGAGGTGCTCGACGACCAGACGGTCTCGGTTAAGTTCAGCGTGACTCGATCAGACCCGTCGACACCCGCGGCCTGCATCGTGCGGGTCCGATCCAGCGACGGCAGCGAGACTGGCCGCCGTGAAGTGCTGATTCCGCCGTCGGAGTCGGCCACCGTACAGGTGACCACGACCGTGAAATCCTCCCAGCAACCTGTCATGGGCGACGTCTACGGTTGCGGCAGCGACGTCCCCGATTACTTACGATCGCCATGA
- a CDS encoding cystathionine beta-synthase yields the protein MRIASHISELIGNTPLVELNSIVPPGAGRVVAKVEYLNPGASSKDRIAVKMIDAAEASGALKPGGTIVEPTSGNTGVGLALVAQRRGYKCVFVCPDKVSEDKQNVLRAYGAEVVVCPTAVPPDDPASYYSVSNRLVEEIDGAWKPDQYSNPAGPESHYETTGPEIWADTDGQITHFVAGIGTGGTITGTGRYLKEVSDGRVQIIGADPEGSVYSGGTGRPYLVEGVGEDFWPAAYDPSIPDGIIAVSDADSFDMTRRLAREEALLVGGSCGMAVVAAVETAVKAGPDSLVVVLLPDGGRGYMSKLFNDSWMSSYGFLRSRLDGSTVQPTVADVLRAKAGVLPDLVHTHPAETLRDAIGILREYGVSQMPVVGAEPPVMAGEVAGSVSERDLLSAVFEGRAKLADAVSLHMGPPLPLIGSGEVVGVAATTLAEVDAVMVVEDGKPVGVITRHDLLGFLSDGPRRR from the coding sequence ATGCGGATAGCGAGCCACATCAGTGAACTCATCGGCAACACCCCACTCGTCGAGCTGAATTCGATCGTTCCCCCCGGCGCCGGCCGGGTGGTGGCCAAAGTCGAGTACCTCAACCCGGGTGCCAGCTCCAAGGACCGCATCGCGGTGAAGATGATCGACGCGGCCGAGGCCAGCGGAGCGCTCAAACCCGGGGGCACCATCGTCGAACCCACCTCCGGCAACACCGGCGTCGGCCTGGCGCTGGTGGCCCAGCGCCGCGGCTACAAGTGCGTGTTCGTCTGCCCGGACAAGGTCAGCGAGGACAAGCAGAACGTATTGCGGGCCTACGGCGCCGAAGTGGTGGTGTGCCCGACGGCGGTACCGCCGGACGACCCGGCCAGCTACTACAGCGTCTCCAACCGGCTTGTCGAGGAGATCGACGGCGCCTGGAAGCCGGATCAGTACTCCAACCCCGCAGGCCCGGAGAGTCACTACGAGACCACGGGCCCGGAGATCTGGGCCGACACCGACGGCCAGATCACCCATTTCGTCGCCGGGATTGGAACCGGCGGCACCATCACCGGCACCGGCCGCTACCTCAAAGAGGTGTCGGACGGCCGGGTGCAGATCATCGGTGCGGACCCCGAAGGCTCGGTGTACTCCGGCGGTACCGGCCGGCCGTATCTGGTGGAAGGAGTCGGCGAGGACTTCTGGCCGGCCGCCTACGACCCGAGCATCCCCGACGGCATCATCGCGGTCTCCGACGCGGATTCGTTCGACATGACCCGGCGTCTGGCCCGGGAGGAGGCGCTGCTGGTCGGCGGCTCCTGCGGGATGGCGGTGGTGGCGGCCGTCGAGACCGCCGTCAAAGCCGGCCCCGACTCACTTGTCGTCGTTCTGCTGCCCGACGGCGGACGCGGCTACATGTCGAAGCTGTTCAACGACTCCTGGATGTCGTCCTACGGGTTCCTGCGCTCGCGGCTGGACGGTTCGACGGTGCAACCCACGGTCGCCGACGTGCTGCGGGCCAAGGCGGGGGTGCTGCCGGACCTGGTGCACACCCATCCGGCCGAGACTCTGCGCGACGCCATCGGGATCCTGCGGGAGTACGGGGTGTCGCAGATGCCCGTCGTCGGCGCCGAGCCGCCGGTGATGGCCGGAGAGGTGGCCGGCAGCGTGTCCGAACGCGACCTGCTCTCCGCGGTGTTCGAGGGTCGCGCGAAGCTTGCCGACGCGGTGTCGCTGCACATGGGACCGCCGCTGCCGCTCATCGGATCCGGCGAGGTCGTGGGCGTCGCCGCCACCACGTTGGCCGAGGTCGACGCGGTGATGGTGGTCGAGGACGGCAAACCGGTGGGCGTCATCACTCGCCACGACCTGTTGGGCTTTTTGTCCGACGGGCCACGCCGCCGATAA
- a CDS encoding PPE family protein codes for MQSVTAPPEVTSALVHNGPGARSLIEASGAWRQLGTYLDEYADDYVASLSSLVDSWRGRSAAAMVQSAEPYLVWLRATAQQCRRTAASMQQAAAAFETVRTAVAPTAAIKANRTRRMQLLASNRFGTNSAAIAENESQYLGMWTNNTAAMTRYRAASAQATTLPSFSPPAPATASSGTTSADSTLASLESSLTAFDPNTSWTGLANTYANQFVSSGFPINLLSYLAQNTSAQALQNVNTAMAQGLAEGESALIPAMPLGGLGALGAAGLSEMPAAAIGVGVKVGPLTAPPAAAGFLAATQAPVQLASSATPLPASQSTTFAGIPSIMPPMVPPSNSAGSGWRKRRQQKYEDLEVGLELRGPVMPKPPSAG; via the coding sequence ATGCAGTCCGTAACCGCACCCCCCGAGGTCACCTCCGCGCTGGTCCACAACGGACCCGGCGCGAGATCCCTCATCGAGGCGTCGGGCGCGTGGCGACAGCTTGGCACCTACCTGGATGAATACGCCGACGACTATGTCGCCTCACTGTCGTCGTTGGTGGACTCATGGCGCGGCCGTTCCGCGGCTGCGATGGTGCAATCCGCCGAGCCCTACCTGGTATGGCTGCGCGCCACGGCACAGCAGTGCCGTCGCACCGCCGCCTCGATGCAGCAGGCCGCCGCGGCGTTCGAAACAGTCCGCACGGCGGTGGCCCCGACTGCGGCGATCAAGGCCAACCGCACTCGCCGAATGCAACTGCTGGCGTCCAATCGATTCGGGACCAACTCAGCGGCAATCGCGGAGAACGAGAGCCAGTACCTGGGCATGTGGACGAACAACACCGCCGCGATGACCCGCTACCGGGCGGCCTCGGCGCAAGCGACCACACTTCCCTCGTTCAGCCCTCCGGCACCCGCGACAGCCAGCAGCGGAACCACCTCTGCCGATTCAACTTTGGCGTCGTTGGAGTCGTCGCTGACCGCATTCGACCCCAACACCAGCTGGACGGGCCTGGCGAACACCTATGCCAACCAGTTCGTATCGTCCGGATTCCCGATCAACCTGCTCAGCTACCTCGCCCAGAACACCTCGGCGCAGGCGTTGCAGAACGTCAACACCGCCATGGCGCAAGGCCTCGCCGAAGGCGAGTCCGCCTTGATACCGGCGATGCCGCTCGGGGGGCTGGGCGCCTTGGGCGCCGCCGGACTTTCCGAAATGCCCGCGGCGGCAATCGGTGTCGGGGTGAAGGTGGGCCCGCTGACCGCGCCACCCGCCGCGGCGGGGTTTCTGGCCGCGACACAGGCACCGGTCCAGCTGGCGTCGTCGGCGACACCGCTGCCGGCAAGCCAGTCCACGACGTTCGCCGGCATCCCGTCGATCATGCCGCCGATGGTGCCCCCATCGAACTCCGCGGGCAGCGGATGGCGAAAGCGCAGACAGCAGAAGTACGAGGACCTGGAAGTCGGTTTGGAGCTGCGGGGCCCGGTCATGCCCAAGCCGCCGTCTGCGGGCTGA
- the pstS gene encoding phosphate ABC transporter substrate-binding protein PstS, which yields MDINRRAVPSLLAAGAALLSGCGGGHDATAPSHAAQAPASGVDCGGHPNLKASGSTAQANAMTRFVASFNQACPGQSLTYQPNGSGAGIDEFMADQTDFGGSDSPLSKSEYDRAQQRCGAPVWNLPLVFGPIAIAFRLGGVASLNLDGPTAANIFNGTITTWNDPAIAALNTGTDLPALPIRVVSRSDASGTTDNFQRYLDTASAGTWGKGAGRTFNGIAGQSAHGNEGVAAAAAELEGSVTYTEWSFAQSHQLGMANVITSAGPDPVSISEDSVGKTISSAWFLREGNDLALDTISFYRPNQSGAYPIVLATYEIVCSKYPDPQVGTAVRAFLQSAIGDGQNQLSDHGYVPIPDAFKSRLSTAISAIA from the coding sequence ATTGACATCAATCGACGTGCCGTACCGAGTTTGCTGGCCGCGGGCGCTGCGCTGCTGTCCGGGTGCGGCGGGGGCCATGACGCGACAGCTCCGAGCCACGCGGCACAGGCCCCGGCGTCCGGCGTGGACTGTGGTGGGCACCCGAACCTGAAGGCCAGCGGATCCACCGCTCAGGCTAACGCGATGACGCGGTTCGTCGCGTCGTTCAACCAAGCGTGCCCCGGCCAGAGCCTGACCTACCAGCCGAACGGATCCGGCGCGGGCATCGACGAGTTCATGGCCGACCAAACAGATTTCGGTGGATCTGATTCGCCGCTGAGCAAGAGTGAATACGACCGCGCCCAGCAGCGCTGCGGCGCGCCGGTGTGGAACCTGCCGTTGGTGTTCGGGCCGATTGCCATCGCGTTCCGCCTGGGCGGTGTGGCCTCGCTGAATCTGGACGGCCCCACCGCGGCCAACATCTTCAACGGCACCATCACCACCTGGAACGATCCCGCGATCGCCGCCCTGAACACCGGCACTGACCTGCCCGCCCTGCCGATTCGGGTGGTGTCGCGCAGCGATGCGTCCGGGACCACGGACAACTTCCAGCGCTATCTGGACACCGCCTCCGCGGGCACCTGGGGCAAGGGGGCCGGGCGAACGTTCAACGGCATAGCCGGCCAGAGCGCCCACGGCAACGAGGGCGTCGCCGCGGCCGCCGCCGAGCTCGAGGGGTCGGTGACCTATACCGAGTGGTCGTTCGCGCAGAGCCACCAGCTGGGCATGGCCAACGTCATCACCTCGGCCGGTCCGGACCCGGTCTCGATCAGCGAGGACTCGGTCGGCAAAACCATCTCGTCGGCCTGGTTCCTCCGTGAAGGCAACGACCTCGCTCTGGACACCATCTCCTTCTACCGGCCCAACCAGTCCGGCGCCTATCCGATCGTGTTGGCCACCTACGAGATCGTCTGCTCGAAGTATCCCGACCCGCAGGTCGGAACCGCGGTGCGCGCGTTCCTGCAGAGCGCGATCGGCGACGGCCAGAATCAGCTGTCCGATCACGGCTACGTCCCCATCCCCGATGCGTTCAAGTCGCGCCTCTCGACCGCCATCAGCGCAATCGCCTAA
- a CDS encoding SGNH/GDSL hydrolase family protein — protein MAIGATRRSAVTLATAGVFAFVGSLYLGVRNLLAGQADRARQTIPKAWDLPPRADGLYGPDDAEVQPFHRGANVDLQLMVFGDSTATGYGCRSAAEVPGALIARALAERTGMRIRLSTKAIVGATSKGLAGQVDAMFVAGPPPDVAVIMIGANDVTALHSIAGSVQRLRAAVKRLRASGAVVIVGTCPKFGAISAIPRPLRWVAHARACQLARAQTLAVKAAGGIAVPFADFRAREFHDSPGLLFAADQYHPSAAGYALAAGQMIPALCAVLDRPDSRTVATSG, from the coding sequence ATGGCGATCGGGGCAACGCGACGTTCGGCGGTAACGCTGGCCACTGCGGGCGTGTTCGCTTTCGTCGGCAGCCTCTATCTGGGTGTGCGCAATCTCCTGGCGGGCCAGGCCGACCGGGCCCGTCAGACGATCCCCAAGGCTTGGGATCTTCCACCGCGTGCTGACGGTTTATACGGTCCCGACGACGCCGAAGTTCAGCCTTTTCACCGCGGGGCGAATGTCGATCTGCAGCTGATGGTTTTCGGCGACTCCACCGCGACCGGCTATGGCTGTCGTTCGGCGGCAGAGGTTCCCGGCGCACTGATCGCCAGAGCACTGGCGGAGCGCACCGGCATGCGGATTCGGTTGAGCACGAAGGCAATCGTGGGCGCCACCTCCAAGGGCCTGGCCGGGCAAGTGGACGCGATGTTCGTCGCGGGTCCGCCACCGGACGTCGCGGTGATCATGATCGGCGCCAATGACGTGACCGCACTGCACAGCATCGCCGGCTCGGTGCAGCGACTGCGCGCCGCGGTGAAGCGACTGCGCGCCAGCGGTGCGGTGGTGATCGTGGGCACCTGTCCCAAGTTCGGGGCGATCAGCGCGATACCGCGGCCGCTGCGCTGGGTCGCCCACGCCCGGGCGTGCCAACTGGCCCGGGCGCAGACCCTGGCGGTCAAGGCAGCCGGCGGTATCGCCGTGCCCTTCGCCGACTTCCGGGCACGGGAGTTCCATGACAGTCCCGGCCTGCTGTTCGCCGCGGACCAATACCACCCCTCGGCTGCGGGTTACGCCCTGGCGGCGGGCCAAATGATCCCGGCGCTCTGCGCTGTGCTGGACCGGCCCGATTCCCGCACGGTGGCCACTTCGGGCTAG
- the greA gene encoding transcription elongation factor GreA, giving the protein MTDTQVTWLTQESHDRLKAELDQLIANRPVIAAEINDRREEGDLRENGGYHAAREEQGQQEARIRQLQELLNNAKVGEAPTQSGVALPGSVVKVFYDGDKSDTETFLIATRQEGVSDDKLEVYSPNSPLGHALLGAKVDEERSYTVPSGKTVKVTLVSAEPYHS; this is encoded by the coding sequence ATGACGGACACCCAGGTGACCTGGTTGACGCAGGAGTCACACGACCGGCTCAAGGCGGAGCTTGACCAGCTGATCGCGAACCGCCCGGTGATCGCCGCGGAGATCAACGACCGCCGCGAAGAGGGCGACCTGCGCGAGAACGGCGGCTACCACGCCGCACGTGAGGAGCAGGGCCAGCAGGAGGCCCGCATCCGGCAGCTGCAGGAGTTGCTCAACAACGCCAAGGTCGGTGAGGCTCCGACGCAGTCCGGCGTGGCATTGCCGGGCTCGGTGGTCAAGGTCTTCTACGACGGCGACAAGTCCGACACCGAGACGTTCCTGATCGCCACCCGCCAGGAGGGCGTCAGCGACGACAAGCTCGAGGTGTATTCACCGAACTCGCCGCTTGGCCACGCCCTGCTGGGCGCCAAGGTCGACGAGGAGCGCAGCTACACGGTGCCCAGCGGCAAGACCGTCAAGGTGACCCTGGTCAGCGCGGAGCCCTACCACTCCTGA
- a CDS encoding cystathionine gamma-synthase encodes MSQKQPHSNTGLSTTAIHAGFRPDPATGAVNVPIYASSTFAQDGVGGLRGGFEYARTGNPTRAALETALAAVERGRFGRAFGSGMAATDCALRSILRPGDHLIIPDDAYGGTFRLIDKVFTQWGVAHTPVALSDLDAVRGALTDKTRLIWVETPTNPLLSIADIAGIAAIGKEAGAKVLVDNTFASPALQQPLTLGADVVLHSTTKYIGGHSDVVGGALVTDDEELDAAFAFLQNGAGGVPGPFDAYLTLRGLKTLVLRMQRHSENAAAVAEFLNGHPAVSRVLYPGLPEHPGHDVAAAQMRGFGGMVSVRMRGGRAAAEKLCAGTEIFILAESLGGVESLIELPGAMTHASTAGSQLEVPDDLVRLSVGIEDIDDLIADLKQALD; translated from the coding sequence TTGAGTCAGAAGCAACCCCACAGCAATACGGGCCTATCCACCACGGCGATCCACGCCGGGTTCCGTCCGGACCCGGCAACCGGGGCCGTCAACGTACCGATCTACGCCAGCAGCACCTTCGCCCAAGACGGCGTCGGCGGCCTGCGTGGCGGATTCGAGTACGCGCGCACCGGCAATCCGACCCGGGCCGCGCTGGAGACTGCGCTGGCTGCGGTCGAGCGCGGCCGATTCGGTCGGGCGTTCGGTTCGGGGATGGCCGCCACGGACTGCGCGTTGCGGTCGATCCTGCGCCCCGGCGATCACCTGATCATTCCCGACGACGCCTACGGGGGCACCTTCCGGCTGATCGACAAGGTCTTCACCCAGTGGGGTGTGGCGCATACCCCGGTGGCGCTGTCCGACCTGGACGCGGTTCGCGGGGCGCTCACCGACAAAACCAGGCTGATCTGGGTCGAGACTCCTACCAACCCGCTGTTGTCGATCGCCGACATCGCGGGCATCGCGGCCATCGGTAAAGAAGCCGGCGCAAAGGTGCTGGTGGACAACACCTTCGCCTCGCCCGCGCTGCAGCAGCCGCTGACGCTGGGCGCCGACGTGGTGTTGCATTCGACCACTAAATACATCGGCGGCCACTCCGACGTGGTGGGCGGTGCGCTGGTCACCGACGACGAAGAACTCGACGCGGCTTTCGCGTTCCTGCAGAACGGGGCGGGCGGCGTACCTGGCCCCTTCGATGCCTATCTGACCCTGCGCGGCCTGAAGACCTTGGTGCTGCGGATGCAGCGGCACAGCGAGAACGCCGCCGCCGTCGCCGAATTCCTCAACGGGCATCCTGCGGTGAGTCGAGTGCTCTACCCGGGTCTGCCGGAGCATCCCGGCCACGACGTCGCCGCGGCGCAGATGCGCGGGTTCGGCGGCATGGTGTCGGTTCGGATGCGTGGTGGCCGAGCCGCCGCCGAGAAGCTGTGCGCCGGAACCGAGATCTTCATCCTGGCCGAGTCGCTGGGCGGGGTGGAGTCGCTGATCGAACTACCCGGCGCGATGACGCATGCGTCGACGGCGGGTTCGCAACTCGAGGTTCCCGACGACCTGGTGCGCCTGTCGGTGGGCATCGAGGACATCGATGACCTGATCGCCGACCTGAAGCAGGCGCTGGACTAA
- a CDS encoding alpha/beta hydrolase encodes MTAPDTIPSSLRVRTRLYPSPRPYRYGRHDGLPVEVSEESTSVEGRMAWLAARATIRPVLSVGSYLPRMPWPFGLLDFAAKAMLPAPGTIRATIRLPRCKAQMVRAAGVLPADGTRRVVLYMHGGAFLTCGANTHGRLVTKLSKYADSPVLVVEYRMIPKYSIADAVDDCYDGYRWLRRQGYEPDQIVLAGDSAGGYLSLALAERLLDEGDEEVPAAIVAMSPLLEIAKEAKKAHPNIHTGAMFPPKAFDALVELVEAAARRDRTHGSEVLEPLQHVRPGLPRTLIHVSGSEVLLHDARLGANVLAAAGVPVELRVWPGQIHVFQIAAPFVPEATRSLRQIGEYIREATG; translated from the coding sequence ATGACCGCACCCGACACAATTCCCAGCTCGTTACGTGTTCGAACCCGCCTGTACCCCAGTCCGCGACCCTATCGCTACGGCCGTCATGACGGGCTGCCTGTCGAGGTTTCCGAGGAGTCGACCAGCGTCGAGGGGCGGATGGCGTGGCTGGCGGCCCGGGCCACCATTCGGCCGGTTCTCTCGGTCGGCAGCTACCTTCCGCGGATGCCGTGGCCGTTCGGATTGCTCGACTTCGCCGCGAAGGCGATGTTGCCGGCGCCGGGCACCATCCGCGCGACCATCCGGCTGCCGCGCTGCAAGGCGCAGATGGTGCGCGCTGCCGGTGTTCTGCCCGCCGACGGCACCCGTCGCGTCGTGCTCTACATGCACGGCGGGGCCTTTCTGACCTGTGGGGCCAACACCCACGGCCGGCTCGTCACGAAGCTGTCGAAGTACGCCGACAGTCCGGTCTTGGTGGTGGAGTACCGGATGATCCCCAAGTACTCCATCGCCGACGCGGTCGACGACTGTTACGACGGCTACCGCTGGTTGCGCCGTCAGGGGTACGAACCGGATCAGATCGTGCTGGCCGGCGACTCGGCCGGTGGCTACCTGTCGCTGGCGCTGGCCGAGCGGTTGTTGGACGAAGGGGACGAGGAAGTGCCGGCCGCGATCGTCGCGATGTCGCCGCTGCTGGAGATCGCCAAGGAAGCCAAGAAGGCGCACCCCAACATCCACACCGGTGCGATGTTCCCGCCCAAGGCATTTGACGCGTTGGTGGAACTGGTGGAAGCGGCGGCCCGCCGCGACCGCACCCACGGCAGTGAAGTCCTCGAACCGCTGCAGCACGTCCGGCCGGGACTTCCACGCACCCTGATCCACGTCTCCGGCTCCGAGGTGTTGTTGCACGATGCCCGGCTGGGGGCCAACGTGCTCGCCGCTGCCGGTGTACCGGTGGAGCTGCGGGTGTGGCCCGGCCAGATTCACGTCTTCCAGATCGCCGCCCCGTTCGTGCCGGAGGCAACCCGCTCGTTGCGCCAGATCGGCGAATACATCCGGGAAGCCACCGGTTGA